Proteins from one Hydrogenophaga sp. SL48 genomic window:
- a CDS encoding PKD domain-containing protein gives MNYSDLIPPSGVSSNPKNNQHSGSKPGPSMLLIALVSALGLTACGGSSEEVTTSEKAAVTASGLEPAGGEDVNISETGEATASVSERAGGGDVYALATTSDQEPAGAGLLQKTAPAPGTRIINGQSFSSTACATEGKVCSFSGSRYVAYGAADRFTVRLLTGPVSCSNGIFGDPIPLTVKSCFLSTTTAPAPAPAPAPAPAPAPAPAPAPAPAPAPAPAPAPGTQIINGESFSTTACATEGSSCNFSGLQNVAYGAAGRFSVRQLTGPASCSNGTFGDPIPLTAKSCFLSVAAAPAPAPAPAPAPAPAPAPAPAPAPAPAPAPAPAPAAGTSQSIVAQLEATRLSGTAPLAVQFDATGTTSSLASQHPFHHVRYSFNFGDDRGLSWPVSGLPKNSQTGGPLSAHVFDQPGTYQVRVRATDQVGGYSEKSVTVQVLDPNTVYSGTGTVCVSAAANFSGCPAGASQVTALPSSATFNGRRVLLRSGETFGSINIPHGSQSVQVGAFGTGAKPRVSSVVVGSVRPTSTAFPRDISIMDLNVLQAFEQFATMSQLLLYRNTFSPPTSGAVTQINIASALDYVVQNNALSPSQYTQPRELFVVENQLRGSTSYSHIGMAGLGTRFVIMGNDMGTAQQHTVRLWAMNKGYIAHNALRGGSSDGIRHALKVHSGGLGSFSDNYAISGSTWASRQIVIGNNRLGDATDNNSWTGVAGPQNNGPDSREGLEDVILESNVFHRGPNTNTEFIIMGRRMTSRGNTRADGGTPNINQFNNSYQLLPAEWVGPFYYQ, from the coding sequence ATGAATTATTCTGATTTAATCCCCCCGTCAGGGGTATCATCCAACCCGAAGAACAACCAGCATTCTGGTTCGAAGCCAGGCCCCTCTATGCTTCTGATAGCGTTGGTCAGCGCACTTGGATTGACCGCCTGTGGCGGCAGCAGTGAAGAGGTCACCACCTCGGAAAAGGCCGCAGTCACTGCTTCCGGCTTGGAACCAGCAGGTGGCGAGGACGTCAACATTTCGGAAACAGGCGAGGCAACTGCCTCTGTCTCGGAACGAGCTGGCGGCGGGGATGTCTACGCGTTGGCAACCACCTCTGACCAGGAACCAGCGGGCGCAGGCCTTCTCCAAAAAACAGCGCCTGCACCTGGCACACGGATCATCAATGGTCAGTCGTTCAGCAGCACAGCCTGCGCCACGGAAGGCAAGGTATGCAGCTTTTCGGGGTCGCGATATGTGGCTTACGGCGCCGCTGACCGATTTACGGTCAGGCTGCTCACCGGCCCGGTAAGCTGCTCGAACGGCATCTTTGGCGATCCCATCCCGCTTACTGTGAAGTCGTGCTTCCTCTCTACGACAACTGCACCTGCACCTGCACCTGCACCTGCACCTGCTCCTGCTCCTGCTCCTGCTCCTGCTCCTGCTCCTGCTCCTGCTCCTGCTCCTGCTCCTGCTCCTGCTCCCGGCACGCAGATCATCAATGGCGAGTCATTCAGCACCACGGCCTGCGCCACTGAAGGCAGCTCATGCAATTTCTCAGGCCTGCAGAATGTGGCCTACGGTGCTGCTGGCCGATTCAGTGTCAGGCAGCTCACCGGCCCGGCAAGCTGCTCGAACGGCACCTTTGGCGATCCCATCCCGCTGACCGCCAAGTCATGCTTTCTTTCCGTAGCTGCTGCACCCGCACCCGCACCCGCACCCGCACCTGCACCTGCACCCGCACCCGCACCTGCACCTGCACCTGCACCCGCACCTGCACCTGCACCTGCACCCGCGCCCGCAGCTGGAACCTCCCAGTCGATCGTTGCCCAACTTGAAGCAACCCGACTCAGCGGCACCGCACCGCTGGCGGTTCAATTTGATGCGACAGGTACCACTTCCAGCCTGGCCAGTCAGCACCCGTTTCATCACGTACGTTATTCATTCAATTTTGGTGATGACCGGGGTTTGAGCTGGCCCGTATCGGGTCTCCCGAAGAACTCGCAGACGGGGGGGCCACTTTCTGCACACGTATTTGACCAGCCCGGCACCTATCAGGTACGGGTTCGCGCAACCGACCAAGTGGGCGGCTATTCTGAAAAGTCCGTCACCGTTCAGGTGCTCGACCCCAATACCGTGTACTCCGGTACTGGAACCGTCTGCGTATCTGCTGCTGCAAACTTCTCCGGCTGCCCTGCAGGAGCCTCCCAAGTGACGGCGCTGCCCAGCTCCGCAACATTCAATGGCCGCCGTGTTTTGCTGCGGAGCGGTGAAACGTTTGGCTCCATCAACATTCCGCATGGAAGTCAGAGTGTGCAGGTCGGTGCCTTCGGAACTGGCGCAAAACCGCGTGTCAGCAGCGTCGTGGTTGGCTCTGTTCGCCCCACGTCGACCGCGTTCCCGCGTGATATATCCATCATGGATCTCAACGTTCTCCAAGCATTTGAGCAGTTTGCGACGATGTCTCAGTTGCTTCTGTATCGCAACACATTCTCACCACCCACGAGCGGCGCTGTGACGCAGATCAATATTGCAAGTGCTTTAGACTATGTTGTTCAGAACAACGCTCTGTCCCCTAGCCAATACACCCAGCCCAGAGAGCTGTTCGTTGTGGAGAATCAGCTCCGTGGAAGCACATCCTACTCTCACATAGGCATGGCGGGATTGGGAACTCGTTTCGTCATCATGGGCAACGACATGGGAACGGCTCAACAACACACCGTTCGCCTGTGGGCAATGAACAAGGGGTACATCGCACACAACGCACTTCGTGGTGGATCTTCCGATGGAATCCGGCATGCATTGAAAGTGCATTCTGGAGGATTGGGCAGCTTCAGTGACAACTATGCCATTTCAGGGAGCACCTGGGCCTCAAGGCAGATCGTCATTGGCAACAATCGTCTCGGAGATGCCACGGACAACAACTCGTGGACGGGCGTTGCTGGCCCTCAGAACAACGGTCCGGACAGCCGTGAAGGCCTGGAAGACGTGATCCTCGAAAGCAACGTGTTCCACCGCGGCCCCAATACCAACACCGAGTTCATTATCATGGGACGCAGAATGACGTCGCGTGGCAATACAAGAGCTGACGGCGGCACACCGAATATCAATCAGTTCAACAACTCGTACCAATTGCTGCCTGCCGAATGGGTTGGTCCGTTTTACTACCAGTAA
- a CDS encoding methyltransferase domain-containing protein — MPDDIAIGPAAIKRMATMLYADVGSVKTRLMQQYRSYICPLHEVIRDIPPQSSVLDVGCGHGLLLNLLVHLGRIRRGYGFDMARPAIEIASRVASNHSFSSTVAFEARSVEKGIPHLGYEVVTVIDVLHHIPDSHKQSFVEALCSALPEGGRLIIKDMVVKPRWRATANLLHDLVMARQWVEQMGPEKVEAWATEQGLSVARRATFNTLWYGHWLLVLEKQSAHLSPLRSSENTGESSHSTATEKE; from the coding sequence ATGCCCGACGATATCGCGATCGGCCCTGCGGCCATCAAACGGATGGCCACCATGCTTTATGCGGACGTTGGAAGCGTCAAGACCAGGCTGATGCAACAGTACCGTTCGTACATATGCCCTTTGCATGAAGTCATTCGCGACATTCCGCCGCAGTCGTCAGTGCTGGATGTGGGGTGTGGGCATGGTTTGTTGTTGAATTTGCTCGTTCACCTCGGGCGAATTCGACGAGGGTATGGGTTTGACATGGCCCGACCCGCTATAGAGATCGCCAGTCGCGTGGCTTCTAACCATTCGTTTTCGTCCACTGTCGCGTTTGAGGCAAGGTCGGTCGAGAAAGGCATACCCCATCTGGGATATGAAGTGGTCACCGTCATTGACGTTCTGCACCATATCCCCGACAGCCACAAGCAATCGTTTGTTGAGGCTTTGTGCAGTGCTTTGCCTGAGGGAGGGCGCCTCATCATCAAGGACATGGTCGTCAAGCCACGCTGGCGCGCGACCGCCAACCTGCTTCACGATCTTGTCATGGCCAGGCAATGGGTCGAACAAATGGGACCGGAGAAGGTTGAGGCATGGGCGACTGAGCAGGGCCTGAGCGTTGCCAGGCGCGCCACATTCAATACGCTGTGGTACGGGCATTGGCTGCTTGTTTTAGAGAAGCAATCAGCACATCTCTCGCCGCTCCGGAGCAGCGAAAACACTGGCGAGTCCTCCCATTCGACGGCAACTGAAAAAGAATAG
- a CDS encoding ArnT family glycosyltransferase, with product MSPINPCSESGELHLTKSLVLVFTLALVLRLVWAWWIPVIPLSDGEAYDVFARTLVQHGTFGWTAEEPTAFWPPGTTFMHAALFWLFGIRYEPIIAINIALSLGIIWISARLAARFWGQQVALISAVILAVWPTLVMYPTILASELPFLFLTLLAMDLWFNPKQALAPRALLVGLVLGLASLVRPQALLLPLVFAVASVLTQRPTFSEVKGQFKCVALAGLVMALVVAPWVWRNHLLYGEPVLISTNGGITLWMGNTPGTDGRYMAMPETVSHLPANEKARVLAQEAKNYIVQDPAAFLVRAVRKLVILYSNESVGVSWNAQGISQTFGPSWELRLKRATQASWALIFVLALAGIWSSMRRVGWVKALASPLTLSILYFTAIHMVVVSQDRYHLAFAGQLAIFAALGATEFLAWRRKRSSDQSSSALP from the coding sequence ATGAGCCCCATCAATCCTTGCAGCGAGAGCGGCGAGTTGCACCTCACCAAGTCTCTTGTCCTTGTATTCACACTGGCCTTGGTCCTGCGCTTGGTCTGGGCTTGGTGGATTCCGGTGATTCCCTTGTCAGATGGCGAGGCCTATGACGTGTTTGCCAGAACGCTGGTGCAGCATGGCACTTTCGGTTGGACAGCTGAAGAACCCACGGCTTTCTGGCCACCAGGGACCACCTTCATGCACGCCGCTTTGTTCTGGTTGTTCGGTATTCGATACGAACCGATCATCGCGATAAACATAGCCCTGTCGCTGGGAATCATCTGGATTTCAGCGCGGCTGGCAGCGCGTTTCTGGGGCCAGCAGGTCGCGCTGATCAGCGCAGTGATCTTGGCAGTGTGGCCGACTCTGGTCATGTACCCGACCATCCTGGCGAGCGAGTTGCCGTTTCTGTTTCTGACCCTTCTGGCCATGGATTTATGGTTCAACCCTAAACAAGCACTGGCGCCCAGGGCACTGCTTGTGGGGCTGGTCCTGGGGTTGGCCTCACTCGTTCGGCCTCAGGCCCTGTTGCTTCCCTTGGTCTTTGCGGTTGCGTCCGTCCTGACCCAGCGACCGACCTTCTCCGAAGTCAAGGGTCAGTTCAAGTGCGTTGCGCTCGCAGGTCTCGTGATGGCTCTTGTGGTTGCGCCCTGGGTTTGGAGAAATCACCTGCTTTACGGCGAGCCCGTGCTCATCTCGACGAATGGGGGGATTACCTTGTGGATGGGCAACACGCCGGGCACTGATGGGCGGTACATGGCCATGCCGGAGACAGTCAGCCATTTGCCAGCAAACGAAAAGGCCAGGGTGCTTGCGCAAGAAGCCAAAAACTACATCGTGCAGGATCCCGCCGCCTTCCTGGTTCGAGCGGTCAGGAAGCTCGTGATTCTCTATTCGAATGAGTCAGTGGGCGTGAGCTGGAACGCCCAGGGAATCAGCCAGACTTTTGGACCATCCTGGGAACTCAGGCTCAAGAGAGCGACCCAGGCATCTTGGGCCTTGATCTTTGTTTTGGCTTTGGCCGGCATCTGGTCATCCATGCGCCGCGTCGGTTGGGTCAAGGCGTTGGCCTCGCCATTGACACTGAGCATTCTTTACTTCACTGCCATACACATGGTCGTGGTTTCGCAGGATCGATATCACCTGGCCTTTGCAGGGCAGTTGGCGATTTTTGCCGCGCTTGGGGCGACTGAGTTTCTGGCTTGGCGGCGTAAGCGAAGCTCCGATCAGTCTTCGTCGGCTTTGCCGTAA